A stretch of Natronococcus sp. CG52 DNA encodes these proteins:
- a CDS encoding HpcH/HpaI aldolase/citrate lyase family protein — protein sequence MVRRSVLFTPGDRPEMLRKAPDSDADVIVFDLEDAVSPQRKDEARETVRELLEDPDFDPDCEVCVRVNAEQSAIDRDLEGLCGGSGELRLDSVMLPKAATAEDVRNLTDSLESYERGIPVLALIESAAGVLAAPEIAAVSATDALVFGAEDLSADVGATRTAEGTEMLYARERVVLAAAAHDCVAIDTLVTDFGDEERLREDTAFAIRLGYDGKLAIHPAQVGPINEAFTPADEEIEWAETVLEAKREADAEGRGVFEVDGEMIDAPLIAQAERILARADAANR from the coding sequence ATGGTACGTAGAAGCGTGCTCTTTACGCCGGGTGATCGTCCGGAAATGCTTCGGAAGGCGCCCGACTCTGATGCCGACGTGATCGTGTTCGACCTCGAGGACGCCGTCTCCCCCCAGCGGAAGGACGAAGCGCGCGAAACCGTCCGCGAACTCCTCGAGGATCCCGATTTCGATCCCGACTGCGAAGTCTGCGTACGCGTCAACGCCGAGCAGTCGGCGATCGACCGCGATCTCGAGGGTCTCTGCGGCGGATCCGGAGAGCTCCGGCTCGACAGCGTCATGCTTCCGAAAGCGGCGACGGCCGAGGACGTCCGTAATCTGACCGACTCGCTCGAGTCGTACGAACGGGGAATTCCCGTGCTGGCGCTGATCGAGAGCGCGGCGGGCGTGCTCGCGGCGCCCGAAATCGCGGCCGTGTCGGCGACCGACGCGCTCGTCTTCGGTGCCGAGGATCTCTCGGCCGACGTCGGTGCGACGCGTACGGCCGAAGGAACCGAGATGCTGTACGCGCGTGAGCGGGTCGTCCTCGCGGCGGCGGCTCACGACTGCGTGGCCATCGACACGCTCGTCACCGACTTCGGAGACGAGGAGCGTCTTCGCGAGGACACCGCGTTCGCCATCCGACTGGGTTACGACGGAAAGCTGGCGATCCATCCCGCACAGGTCGGGCCGATCAACGAGGCGTTCACGCCCGCCGACGAGGAGATCGAGTGGGCTGAGACCGTCCTCGAGGCCAAACGCGAGGCCGACGCCGAGGGCCGGGGCGTCTTCGAGGTCGACGGCGAGATGATCGACGCGCCGCTTATCGCGCAGGCCGAACGAATCCTCGCTCGAGCCGACGCCGCGAATCGCTGA
- the gdhB gene encoding glutamate dehydrogenase GdhB, with amino-acid sequence MTVAEPTSEPEAESAVETARRQLERAAAHLDVDEGIVERLRYPTSVYRVTIPLERDDGTTEMFTGYRAHHDSVRGPYKGGLRYHPDVNEDECIGLSMWMTWKCAVMDLPFGGAKGGVVVNPKELSDTEKERLTRRFAEELRPVIGPMKDIPAPDMGTDPETMAWFMDAYSMQEGETTPGAVTGKPPVVGGSHGREKAPGRSVGIVAREAIEYYDWDIENTTVAVQGFGSVGANAARYLDERGATIVAVSDVDGAIYNPDGFDTNDVEDHDETPGMVSGYDAPETLTNAELLELDVDVLIPAAIGNVLTGENARRISADLIIEGANGPTTSTADQIFEERGVPVIPDILANAGGVTVSYFEWLQDINRRAWSLERVHEELETEMLRAWGAVREEYDARDITWRDAAYLVALSRIAAAHESRGLWP; translated from the coding sequence ATGACAGTTGCTGAACCTACATCGGAACCGGAAGCAGAGAGCGCCGTCGAAACCGCCCGCCGTCAACTCGAGCGTGCCGCCGCGCACCTCGACGTCGACGAGGGAATCGTCGAACGGCTGCGTTACCCGACCAGCGTCTATCGGGTGACGATCCCGCTCGAGCGCGACGACGGCACCACCGAGATGTTCACGGGGTACCGCGCCCACCACGACAGCGTCCGGGGTCCGTACAAGGGCGGACTGCGCTATCACCCCGACGTGAACGAAGACGAGTGCATCGGACTCTCGATGTGGATGACCTGGAAGTGCGCCGTGATGGATCTCCCCTTCGGCGGCGCGAAAGGGGGTGTCGTCGTCAACCCGAAGGAACTCAGCGACACGGAGAAGGAGCGGCTCACCCGCCGATTCGCCGAAGAACTCCGGCCGGTCATCGGTCCGATGAAAGACATTCCCGCCCCCGACATGGGGACCGATCCGGAGACGATGGCGTGGTTCATGGACGCCTACTCGATGCAGGAGGGAGAGACCACGCCGGGAGCCGTCACCGGAAAGCCGCCCGTCGTCGGCGGCTCCCACGGACGGGAGAAAGCGCCCGGCCGAAGCGTCGGGATCGTCGCACGGGAAGCGATCGAGTACTACGACTGGGACATCGAGAACACGACCGTCGCCGTGCAGGGCTTCGGCAGCGTCGGCGCCAACGCGGCCCGCTATCTCGACGAGCGCGGCGCGACCATCGTCGCGGTGTCGGACGTCGACGGCGCGATCTACAACCCCGACGGCTTCGATACGAACGACGTCGAGGACCACGACGAGACGCCGGGGATGGTCTCGGGCTACGACGCCCCCGAGACGCTCACGAACGCGGAACTGCTCGAGCTCGACGTCGACGTCCTCATCCCAGCGGCGATCGGCAACGTGCTGACCGGCGAGAACGCTCGCAGGATCAGCGCCGATCTGATCATCGAGGGGGCGAACGGACCGACGACCTCGACCGCCGATCAGATCTTCGAGGAGCGCGGCGTCCCGGTCATCCCGGACATCCTCGCCAACGCCGGCGGGGTGACGGTGAGCTACTTCGAGTGGCTTCAGGACATTAACCGCCGCGCGTGGAGCTTAGAGCGCGTCCACGAGGAACTCGAGACCGAGATGCTCCGCGCCTGGGGAGCCGTCCGGGAGGAGTACGACGCTCGAGATATTACCTGGCGCGACGCGGCCTACTTAGTCGCCCTCTCGCGGATCGCGGCAGCCCACGAGTCCCGCGGACTCTGGCCGTAG
- a CDS encoding Cdc6/Cdc18 family protein gives MTEQAGGDPLFQSQDPIFNRKELLHVGHVPEEDRIVGRDDEMQSVAAEVGAITRGDPPNNVMIYGKTGTGKSLISRHVATRAQDAAENNEIDCGVLYVDCSEANTETRATRQLALNLADQTGYEDHIPVRGVGTMEYYQHIWSILESFFDSVVVILDEIDKLDNSNILMQLSRAREARKTDAYIGVIGISNKVQYRETLDERIDSSFGHRELFFHPYDASQLREIMRNRQDAFQPDVLEDGTIELCAALAAKKHGDARKAIEILKEAGELARRTGSETVSERHIQQAQEVAEINRIEELTSGATVHAKLALYALASCIVTGKRETYKTREVYQRYVGICELVATDPITENGLYRQLKEQAFLGVIESEKTGGGRSQGSYLLHRLVTDPKHIVKAVRRDSSLEELPPYDRLVDSSGSTRERVDLSSFS, from the coding sequence ATGACCGAGCAGGCGGGTGGGGATCCACTCTTTCAGTCACAGGATCCGATCTTCAATCGGAAGGAACTCCTTCACGTCGGTCACGTGCCCGAAGAGGATCGGATTGTCGGCCGGGACGACGAGATGCAGTCCGTCGCGGCCGAGGTTGGGGCGATCACGCGGGGGGATCCGCCGAACAACGTGATGATCTACGGCAAGACGGGAACGGGAAAGAGTCTCATCTCTCGCCACGTCGCGACCCGTGCCCAGGACGCCGCCGAGAACAACGAGATCGACTGCGGCGTGCTCTACGTCGACTGCTCCGAGGCGAACACCGAAACTCGCGCGACGCGACAGCTGGCGCTCAACCTCGCGGACCAGACCGGATACGAGGATCACATCCCCGTTCGAGGCGTCGGAACGATGGAGTACTACCAGCACATCTGGTCGATCCTCGAGTCATTTTTCGATTCGGTCGTCGTCATCCTGGACGAGATCGACAAACTGGACAACAGCAACATCCTGATGCAGCTTTCTCGAGCCCGCGAAGCGCGAAAAACCGACGCCTACATCGGCGTCATCGGCATCAGCAACAAGGTCCAGTACCGGGAGACGCTCGACGAGCGCATCGACAGCAGCTTCGGCCATCGCGAACTGTTCTTCCACCCCTACGACGCCTCGCAGCTCCGCGAGATCATGCGCAACCGTCAGGACGCCTTCCAGCCGGACGTTCTCGAGGACGGCACGATCGAACTCTGCGCCGCGCTCGCCGCCAAGAAACACGGCGACGCGCGAAAGGCGATCGAGATCCTCAAGGAGGCCGGCGAACTCGCGCGCCGGACCGGCTCGGAGACCGTTTCGGAGCGCCACATCCAGCAGGCCCAGGAGGTCGCCGAGATCAACCGAATCGAGGAACTGACCAGCGGGGCCACCGTCCACGCGAAACTGGCGCTGTACGCGCTGGCGAGTTGTATCGTCACCGGGAAGCGAGAGACGTACAAGACCCGGGAGGTTTACCAGCGCTACGTCGGCATCTGCGAACTGGTCGCGACCGATCCCATCACGGAGAACGGACTCTACCGCCAGCTCAAGGAACAGGCGTTCCTCGGCGTCATCGAATCGGAGAAGACCGGCGGCGGTCGATCGCAGGGGAGCTACCTCCTCCACCGGCTGGTCACCGATCCGAAACACATCGTCAAAGCCGTTCGCCGCGACTCCTCGCTCGAGGAACTGCCGCCGTACGATCGACTCGTCGACAGCAGCGGTTCGACGCGCGAACGCGTCGACCTCTCCTCGTTCTCGTAA